Genomic DNA from Azospirillum brasilense:
CGCGTGCACCGCCTCGGCGATGGTGATGATGTCGCGCTCGAACAGGCCGCAGGTGTTCGGGTTGGTCAGCATCAGGCCGGCCACGTCGGGACCGAGCTTGGCCTTCAGCGCCTCCAGATCGACGCGCCCGTCCTCGGTCGCCGGAATTGCCTCGACGGCGTAGCCGCAGGCGGCGGCGGTCGCCGGGTTGGTGCCGTGGGCGCTTTCCGGGACGAGGATCTTGGTGCGGCCGCCCCCATTTCCAGAATGGTCGCCCTTGGCGTCATGGGCGGAGCGGATCGCCATGATGCCGCACATCTCGCCGTGCGCGCCCGCCGCCGGGGCCAGCGTCACCGCCGCCATGCCGGTCAGCGTGGCGAGCCAGCGGCCAAGCTCCGCCATCAGCTCCAGCGCCCCCTGCACCGTGCTTTCGGGCTGGAGCGGGTGCACGTCGGCGAAGCCCGGCAGCCGCGCCATCTTCTCGTTGAGGCGCGGGTTGTGCTTCATCGTGCAGGAGCCGAGCGGGTACAGGCCGCTGTCGATGGCGTAGTTCTTCTGCGACAGGCGGGTGTAGTGGCGGACCACCTGTGGCTCGGCGAGGCCCGGCAGGCCGATCCGGCCGCGCGGCTTGACGGCGCCCAGACGCGAGTCCACCGCGGGGACCTCCGGCAGGTCGACGCCGCAACGCCCGGCGCTGTCCTGTTCGAAGATCAGCGGCTCCTCGATCTGAAGGCCGCGGTTGCCGGTGACGGTCTGCGGAACGGCGCTGTCCGAATTCTGGATGCCCCCGGAGATATGAGTTGGGCGACCCTGGTTGTTCATGCTCATCACAGAACCTCGGCGAGGGCGGTGGCGAAGGCGTCCATGTCGGACTCGGTGTTGGTCTCGGTGGCGGCCACGATCAGCAGGTCGTCGAGCCCGCCGCCAAACAGGCGGGAGGCCGGAACGCCGCCCAGGATGCCGCGTTGCGCCAGCGCCTCCACGACCTCCGCGGCCGGCTTCGGCAGCTTGACCGTGAATTCGTTGAAGAAGCTGCCGTTGACGATCTCGACACCCGTCACCGCCGCCAGCTTGTCAGCCAGTTGAACGGCCTTGGCGTGGTTGATCTCGGCGAGCCGGGTGAAGCCCTCCTCCCCGAGCAGGCTGAGGTGGATGGAGAAGGCCAGCGCGCACAGGCCGGAGTTGGTGCAGATGTTCGAGGTCGCCTTCTCGCGGCGGATGTGCTGCTCGCGGGTGGACAGCGTCAGCACGAAGCCGCGCCGCCCGTCGGCGTCCACCGTCTGGCCGCAGAGGCGACCCGGCATCTGGCGGACCAGCTTCTCCTTCACCGCGAACAGCCCGACATAGGGGCCGCCGAAGTTCAGCGCGTTGCCCAGCGACTGGCCCTCCGCCGCCACGATGTCGGCGCCCATCTCCCCCGGCGGGGTCAGCAGGCCGAGCGACACGGCCTCCGTCACCACGACGATCAGCAGGGCGCCCTTGGCCTGGCAGGCCTTGCCCAGCTCCGTGTAGTCGCGGACATGGCCGAACACATCGGGGTTCTGCACGACGACGCAGGAGGTGTCGCCATCGACCGCGGCCAGCAGGTCCTCGCCGCCCGTCGGGGCCGGCGGCATCACCACCGTCTCGAAGCCGATGAAGCGGGCGTCGGTCGTCGTGGTGTCGCGGTAATGCGGGTGCAGGCCGCCGGACAGCACCGCCTTCTTCCGGCGGGTGACGCGGTTGGCCATCATCACGGCTTCCGCGCAGGCGGTGGCGCCGTCGTACATGGAGGCGTTGGCGACGTCCATGCCGGTCAGCAGCGAGACCTGGGTCTGGAACTCGAACAGGACCTGCAGCGTGCCCTGGCTCACCTCCGGCTGGTACGGGGTGTAGGCGGTCAGGAACTCGCCGCGCTGCACCAGATGGTCCACCGTCGCCGGGATGTGGTGGCGGTAGGCACCGGCGCCGAGGAAGCTCGGCACGCTGCCGGCGGGCAGGTTCTTCCCCGCCATCGCCGACAGGGCGCGATCGACCTCAAGCTCGCCCATATGGTTGGACAGCCCCTCGATCGGGCCGGAGAGGCGGGCCGCCTCGGGCACGTCGCGGAACAGCTCGTCCACCGACGGCACGCCGATGGCCTCCAGCATGGAGCGCCGGTCGGCCTCGGTCAGGGGCAGGTAGCGCATCTCAGGCTTGCCCTTCCACGAAGGCCTTGTAGGCCGCTTCGTCCATCAGCCCGTCCAGCTCCGCCGGGTTGCTGAGGCGCAGCTTGAAGAACCAACCCGTGGTCTCGGCCCCGGCGTTGACCAGCGACGGGTCGTTCTCCAGATCGGCGTTGGCCTCGATCACCTCGCCGGAGACCGGGGCGAACACGTCGCTGGCGGCCTTCACCGACTCCACGACGGCGGCTTCCTTGCCCTGGGCGAGCTGGCGGCCGACGTCCGGCAGTTCCACGAACACGACGTCGCCGAGCTGGTGCTGGGCGTGGTCGCTGACGCCGACGGTGCCGACATCGCCCTCGACGCGGACCCACTCATGGTCCTTGGTGTACTTGATGGTCATGGTTGTCCCCTGTTCGCTCAGTGTTTGTTTGGTCAGCCGCGGTAGTAGCGCTGCGGCACGAAGGGCATGGCGGCGACCTTGGCGGCCAGCGGCTTGCCGCGGACCATGAGCTGCACCGGCGTGCCCACGGCGGCGTGCGCGCGGTCCACATAGCCCATGGCGACCGGGGCCGAGGCGGTGGGGCCGAAGCCGCCGCTGGTCACCTCGCCGATCTTTTGTCCGTCCGCGTCGCAGACGTCGGTGTGCTCGCGGGCCGGCTGGCGGCCTTCCGGCTGCAGGCCGACACGGCGGCGCGGGGCGCCGTTGGCGAGCTGGTCCTTGATGATGGCGTAGCCGGGAAAGCCGCCCTCCTCCCGGCGGCGCTTGGACAGCGCCCATTCCAGCCCGGCTTCGACCGGCGTCGTCGTCTCGTCGATGTCGTGGCCGTAGAGGCAGAGGCCGGCCTCCAGCCGCAGCGAATCGCGGGCACCCAGCCCGATGGCCTCGACCTCGCCCTCGGCCAGCAGGGCGCGGGCAATGGTCTCGGCGTCGGACTTGTCGCAGGAGATTTCGTAGCCGTCCTCGCCCGTGTAGCCGGAGCGGGTGACGATGACCGGGATGCCGTCGAAGGTGGCCGGCAGGTAGCTCATGAATTTCATGGTGGCCGCTTCGGGGATGAAGCGCCCGAGCACCGCCGCGGCCTCCGGCCCCTGCAGGGCCATCAAAGCGAGGTCGTCCAGCAGTTCCACCTCGGCCTTGCCCTTCAGCCGCTCGCGCATGTGGGCGACGTCATGGTCCTTGCGGGCGGCGTTGACGACCAGGAACAGGTGATCCCCGGCGTTGGTGACCATAAGGTCATCCAGGATGCCGCCCTGCTCGTTCAGGAACAGCGTGTAGCGCATGCGCCCACGGGCCAGCCCTTTGATGTCGCCGGGAACCAGCGTCTCCAGGGCGGCGGCCGGGTCCTCGCCGGTCAGGCGCACCTGCCCCATGTGCGACACGTCGAACAGCCCGGCCTTGGCGCGGGTGTGCTGGTGTTCCTTGAGGATGCCGAGCGGGTACTGCACCGGCATGTCGTAGCCGGCGAAGGGCACCATCTTGCCCTTCAGCTCCAGATGGAGGCTGTGCAGCGGCGTTGTCTTGAGGGACTCAGAAGCCTCGGTCACGCGGGTCCTCCGACATAGGGTCGCACAACCCGCGCCGGGATTGGCGCGAGTCCTGCCCCCTCTGTCCTGGACCTGAGAGATTCACCGGCGGGGTCCAACCCTCGACAACCGGTTTACTCCTTCGGTGAGCCGTCATCCGCTGTGCGCGGACCGGGCTGCTTTCCAGAGTTGCCTTATCCCCCTTGCGGTCCTTTTGCCTGAGAGTTTCCGGGGCGGTTGCTCCTTCGGCGCCACTGTCCGGTGAACCGGCCAGTGATCTCTCCCGCGAGGGATCGTCGGCTTGTGCCGCTTAACCTACCGGGACCTTTGCGAATGTCAATCGGGGTTCGCTGGGGTCCCGGCGACGCTCACTTCAGGTCCAGATGGCTGCCGTCGCAGAAAGGCGGTTTCTTGGTCGCCTTGCAGCCGCAGAAGCGCGCCTTCATGGAGGTGGCGGGGGCGAACTTCATCGGCTCCAGCCCGGTGCCGGCGTGGCTGCCGTCGCACAGCGGCTGCTTGGCGCTGCGCCCGCAGCGGCACCACCAATAGGTCTTGCCGGCTTCCAGCTCGATGATGATGGGTTCCTTGGTCGCGGCGACCGGTGCGCTGGCCATGAGTCCTGTCCTTTGTTTGATCGCTGAATCCAGTGCGGACCATCGAAGGCTAACCGACCCGGACATTAAGGCAAGCGTCCTACGAACGGCATCGTTTCCGCCGCTTTCCAGCCCGTTTCCAAGCGAATCGGACGGGGGAAGTCGCAGCGACAGGCGTGGTGTGTCAAGGATTTTAATCTATAAAT
This window encodes:
- the gcvPB gene encoding aminomethyl-transferring glycine dehydrogenase subunit GcvPB, which produces MSMNNQGRPTHISGGIQNSDSAVPQTVTGNRGLQIEEPLIFEQDSAGRCGVDLPEVPAVDSRLGAVKPRGRIGLPGLAEPQVVRHYTRLSQKNYAIDSGLYPLGSCTMKHNPRLNEKMARLPGFADVHPLQPESTVQGALELMAELGRWLATLTGMAAVTLAPAAGAHGEMCGIMAIRSAHDAKGDHSGNGGGRTKILVPESAHGTNPATAAACGYAVEAIPATEDGRVDLEALKAKLGPDVAGLMLTNPNTCGLFERDIITIAEAVHAAGAYFYCDGANFNAIVGRVRPADLGIDVMHINLHKTFSTPHGGGGPGSGPVVFAESLAPYVPVPYVVQDKGGAFRLVEQAGDGPAFGRMKAFHGQMGMFVRALAYMMSHGADGLRQVANDAVLNANYLLARLQDVMTPSFDGPCMHECLFDDRFLKGTGVTTLDIAKALIDEGFHPMTMYFPLVVHGALLIEPTETESKASLDQFVTALRALAERAKSGDVAYFQGAPRLTPRRRLDETAAARKPVLRWTPAVEPEKVAAE
- the gcvPA gene encoding aminomethyl-transferring glycine dehydrogenase subunit GcvPA; this encodes MRYLPLTEADRRSMLEAIGVPSVDELFRDVPEAARLSGPIEGLSNHMGELEVDRALSAMAGKNLPAGSVPSFLGAGAYRHHIPATVDHLVQRGEFLTAYTPYQPEVSQGTLQVLFEFQTQVSLLTGMDVANASMYDGATACAEAVMMANRVTRRKKAVLSGGLHPHYRDTTTTDARFIGFETVVMPPAPTGGEDLLAAVDGDTSCVVVQNPDVFGHVRDYTELGKACQAKGALLIVVVTEAVSLGLLTPPGEMGADIVAAEGQSLGNALNFGGPYVGLFAVKEKLVRQMPGRLCGQTVDADGRRGFVLTLSTREQHIRREKATSNICTNSGLCALAFSIHLSLLGEEGFTRLAEINHAKAVQLADKLAAVTGVEIVNGSFFNEFTVKLPKPAAEVVEALAQRGILGGVPASRLFGGGLDDLLIVAATETNTESDMDAFATALAEVL
- the gcvH gene encoding glycine cleavage system protein GcvH, with protein sequence MTIKYTKDHEWVRVEGDVGTVGVSDHAQHQLGDVVFVELPDVGRQLAQGKEAAVVESVKAASDVFAPVSGEVIEANADLENDPSLVNAGAETTGWFFKLRLSNPAELDGLMDEAAYKAFVEGQA
- the gcvT gene encoding glycine cleavage system aminomethyltransferase GcvT, whose translation is MTEASESLKTTPLHSLHLELKGKMVPFAGYDMPVQYPLGILKEHQHTRAKAGLFDVSHMGQVRLTGEDPAAALETLVPGDIKGLARGRMRYTLFLNEQGGILDDLMVTNAGDHLFLVVNAARKDHDVAHMRERLKGKAEVELLDDLALMALQGPEAAAVLGRFIPEAATMKFMSYLPATFDGIPVIVTRSGYTGEDGYEISCDKSDAETIARALLAEGEVEAIGLGARDSLRLEAGLCLYGHDIDETTTPVEAGLEWALSKRRREEGGFPGYAIIKDQLANGAPRRRVGLQPEGRQPAREHTDVCDADGQKIGEVTSGGFGPTASAPVAMGYVDRAHAAVGTPVQLMVRGKPLAAKVAAMPFVPQRYYRG
- a CDS encoding CDGSH iron-sulfur domain-containing protein — encoded protein: MASAPVAATKEPIIIELEAGKTYWWCRCGRSAKQPLCDGSHAGTGLEPMKFAPATSMKARFCGCKATKKPPFCDGSHLDLK